The Mycetohabitans endofungorum genome contains a region encoding:
- a CDS encoding ammonium transporter codes for MRKILRTFLIVVLLLAAGIGLSAPALADGAPGAVAASAPESSATDTAHAASAGPAPTPVAAEAEAPSAAPAMGASAEQAASAPAVPTAPVVLDASKINSGDTAWMLISTALVLFMTIPGLALFYGGMVRKKNVLATLMQSFAITCLVTIIWVVLGYSLAFTPGNAFIGGFSRVLLSGMSFVKGDKGVTLTVSHLAPTIPESVYMIYQMTFAIITPALICGAFADRMKFSAMLVFMALWSILVYPPIAHMVWEPTGWLSAAGILDFAGGTVVHINAGIAGLVCALVLGKRVGYGREAMAPHNLVLTLVGTAMLWVGWFGFNAGSALAADGRAGFAMVTTQVATAAAALAWMFTEWIGKGKPSVLGIASGAVAGLVAVTPASGFVGVSGALSIGIVAGVLCFLSATWLKNKLGYDDSLDAFGVHGVGGIIGAVLTGVFALKDIGGADGSVILQLKGVVTTLIYSGLVSFVLLKIIDAVIGLRVTEEEEREGLDVVLHGEHVE; via the coding sequence ATGCGTAAGATTTTGAGGACGTTCCTGATAGTCGTATTGCTGTTGGCGGCTGGCATCGGGCTCTCGGCGCCGGCGTTGGCCGACGGCGCGCCGGGTGCCGTTGCAGCGTCCGCGCCCGAGTCGAGCGCGACGGATACGGCCCATGCCGCCAGTGCGGGGCCGGCCCCGACCCCGGTGGCGGCCGAGGCTGAAGCGCCGAGTGCCGCGCCAGCCATGGGCGCCAGCGCCGAACAGGCGGCCAGCGCGCCTGCCGTACCGACGGCACCGGTGGTGCTTGACGCATCAAAGATCAACTCTGGCGACACCGCATGGATGCTGATCTCCACGGCACTCGTGCTGTTCATGACGATCCCAGGGCTCGCGTTGTTCTACGGCGGTATGGTGCGCAAGAAAAACGTATTGGCGACCCTAATGCAGAGCTTTGCGATCACCTGTCTGGTGACGATCATCTGGGTGGTGCTCGGCTACAGCTTGGCCTTCACGCCCGGTAACGCGTTCATCGGCGGGTTCTCACGCGTGCTGCTGTCGGGCATGAGCTTTGTCAAGGGTGACAAGGGCGTCACGCTGACAGTGAGTCATCTGGCCCCGACGATCCCCGAATCAGTCTACATGATCTACCAGATGACTTTTGCGATCATCACGCCGGCATTGATCTGTGGTGCGTTCGCGGACCGGATGAAATTTTCGGCGATGCTGGTGTTCATGGCCCTGTGGTCGATCTTGGTGTACCCGCCGATTGCGCATATGGTGTGGGAGCCGACCGGCTGGCTGTCCGCAGCAGGCATCCTTGACTTTGCCGGCGGCACGGTTGTGCATATCAACGCAGGTATTGCCGGGTTGGTCTGCGCGCTGGTGTTGGGCAAGCGCGTCGGCTACGGCCGCGAGGCGATGGCGCCGCACAATCTAGTGCTGACGCTGGTCGGTACGGCGATGTTGTGGGTGGGCTGGTTTGGCTTCAACGCGGGCTCGGCGCTCGCCGCCGACGGTCGCGCCGGTTTCGCGATGGTAACCACGCAGGTCGCCACGGCCGCCGCGGCGCTCGCGTGGATGTTCACGGAATGGATTGGCAAAGGCAAGCCGTCCGTGTTGGGCATTGCATCCGGTGCGGTGGCAGGTCTGGTCGCGGTGACACCCGCATCCGGCTTCGTCGGCGTATCGGGCGCGCTGAGCATCGGCATCGTGGCCGGCGTGCTGTGCTTTCTGTCGGCGACATGGCTCAAGAACAAGCTTGGCTATGACGATTCGCTCGATGCATTCGGCGTACACGGCGTTGGCGGAATCATTGGTGCGGTTCTCACCGGCGTGTTCGCGCTTAAGGATATCGGCGGCGCCGACGGTAGCGTGATCCTGCAGCTTAAGGGCGTGGTCACCACGCTGATCTACAGCGGCCTCGTGTCGTTCGTCCTGCTTAAGATCATCGACGCGGTCATCGGCCTGCGCGTGACCGAGGAGGAAGAACGTGAGGGACTGGATGTGGTGCTTCACGGCGAGCATGTCGAATGA
- a CDS encoding PTS sugar transporter subunit IIA — translation MAGILIIAHVPLASALRDCVAHFYGSLPPRIGVLDVTPDCDPVAALADAHAQLQQVTEHNGALVLTDMFGATPANIAAQLAALPHVRVVAGANLPMLVRAVCYRTLPIDTLADKALQGGAKGIHGVVPGTPATAACLPCAEMASAAHGTALPPCSADLPADPATSMPCGPTG, via the coding sequence ATGGCTGGCATCTTGATCATTGCCCACGTGCCACTGGCATCGGCGTTGCGCGATTGTGTCGCGCATTTCTACGGCAGTTTGCCACCGCGCATCGGCGTGCTGGACGTGACACCGGACTGCGATCCGGTCGCGGCGCTGGCCGACGCGCACGCGCAGCTACAGCAGGTGACCGAGCACAATGGTGCACTGGTATTGACTGATATGTTCGGGGCGACACCGGCCAACATTGCGGCGCAATTGGCGGCATTGCCGCACGTGCGGGTGGTGGCGGGTGCCAATCTGCCGATGTTGGTGCGTGCGGTGTGCTATCGGACGCTGCCGATCGACACGTTGGCGGACAAGGCACTGCAAGGCGGAGCCAAGGGCATCCACGGCGTCGTGCCGGGCACGCCTGCCACAGCGGCGTGCCTGCCGTGCGCCGAAATGGCGTCGGCGGCCCACGGGACTGCGTTGCCGCCGTGCAGCGCCGATCTGCCCGCGGATCCCGCGACGAGTATGCCGTGCGGCCCGACGGGCTGA
- the gshA gene encoding glutamate--cysteine ligase, producing MVPHLVTALNGPLLDLERRILDATPAIERWFRLEWQEHTPPFYCSVDLRNAGFKLAPVDTNLFPGGFNNLPLEVLPLAVQAAMAAIEKICPDAKNLLLIPERHTRNAFYLDNLARLVTIMRQAGLNVRLGTLDETVTEPVTLPLPDGQALVVEPLERSARRLGLKNFDPCSILLNNDLSAGVPPVLENLHEQFLLPPLHAGWAVRRKSNHFGCYDEVAKKFSKFIGVDPWMLNPYFTRVSDIDFTERLHDEALADAVDAVLKKVAKKYREYGIKDRPYVVIKADAGTYGMGLLTVHDASELAGLNKRERNRMAVVKEGLQVHDVIVQEGVQTFEHVNEAVAEPVVYMIDRYVVGGFYRVHAGRAPNQNLNAPGMHFVPLAFEHTALPDVHAKPGAAPPNRFYMYGVVARLALLAASVELEKTDPEAILV from the coding sequence ATGGTTCCGCACCTCGTCACCGCGCTCAATGGTCCACTGCTCGACTTGGAGCGGCGGATTCTGGACGCCACGCCCGCGATTGAGCGCTGGTTCCGCCTCGAATGGCAGGAGCACACGCCACCGTTCTATTGCTCGGTGGACCTGCGCAATGCCGGCTTCAAGCTTGCGCCGGTCGATACGAACCTGTTTCCGGGCGGTTTCAACAACCTGCCCCTCGAAGTGCTGCCACTCGCCGTGCAAGCCGCGATGGCGGCCATCGAGAAGATCTGCCCGGACGCGAAGAATCTGCTGCTGATCCCGGAGCGCCATACGCGCAACGCGTTCTACCTGGACAACCTGGCGCGGCTCGTCACGATTATGCGCCAAGCGGGTCTGAACGTGCGGCTGGGCACGCTGGACGAAACCGTCACCGAGCCTGTTACGCTGCCGTTGCCTGACGGTCAGGCTCTGGTGGTCGAGCCGCTGGAGCGCTCGGCACGCCGTCTCGGGCTGAAGAACTTCGATCCCTGCTCGATCTTGTTGAACAACGACTTGTCGGCTGGGGTCCCGCCTGTGCTGGAGAACCTGCACGAGCAGTTTCTGCTGCCGCCGCTGCATGCCGGATGGGCGGTGCGGCGCAAATCGAACCACTTCGGCTGCTACGATGAGGTGGCTAAGAAGTTCTCCAAGTTCATTGGCGTCGACCCGTGGATGCTTAATCCATACTTCACTCGCGTGTCGGACATCGATTTCACCGAGCGCTTGCATGACGAGGCGCTGGCCGACGCGGTCGATGCGGTGCTGAAGAAGGTAGCGAAGAAGTACCGCGAGTACGGGATCAAGGATCGGCCGTACGTGGTGATCAAGGCCGATGCTGGCACCTATGGGATGGGCTTGCTGACCGTGCACGACGCATCGGAGCTTGCCGGGTTGAACAAGCGAGAGCGCAACCGGATGGCGGTCGTCAAGGAAGGGCTGCAGGTGCACGACGTCATTGTCCAGGAAGGCGTGCAGACGTTCGAGCACGTGAACGAGGCGGTGGCCGAGCCGGTCGTCTATATGATCGATCGCTACGTGGTCGGCGGCTTCTACCGCGTCCATGCGGGTCGTGCGCCGAATCAGAACCTGAACGCGCCGGGCATGCACTTCGTGCCGCTGGCCTTTGAGCATACGGCGCTGCCGGACGTGCACGCCAAGCCCGGTGCCGCGCCGCCCAATCGCTTCTATATGTACGGTGTTGTTGCTCGCCTGGCACTGCTGGCTGCATCGGTCGAATTGGAGAAGACCGATCCCGAGGCGATCCTGGTGTGA
- the gshB gene encoding glutathione synthase produces the protein MDILFIADPLSQFKIYKDTTYAMMTEAARRGHALYACEPRHLAYAGGGVEATVRRFSIVGDHTNPGQWYDAELPENRGLGTFGAVLMRKDPPFDMEYVTSTWLLEIAEQHGARIFNKPRAIRDHSEKMAIGEFARFTAPTLVTRDAARLRAFHGEHRDVIFKPLDGMGGTGVFRIREDGMNLGSTIEMLSDHGARTVMAQRYIPQIKDGDKRILLIGGEPVPYSLARIPQGTEIRGNLAAGGVGCAQPLAPHDREIAAALGPVLAERGLLLVGLDVIGDWLTEVNVTSPTCFREITEQTGFNVASMFVDALERAVG, from the coding sequence ATGGACATTCTCTTTATTGCCGACCCGTTGTCGCAGTTCAAGATCTATAAGGACACGACGTACGCGATGATGACGGAGGCCGCGCGCCGCGGCCATGCGCTTTATGCGTGTGAGCCGCGGCACCTCGCGTATGCGGGCGGCGGCGTCGAGGCCACGGTACGGCGTTTCTCGATTGTTGGCGATCACACGAACCCGGGTCAGTGGTACGACGCGGAACTCCCGGAGAATCGCGGCCTGGGCACATTCGGTGCGGTGTTGATGCGCAAGGACCCGCCGTTCGACATGGAGTATGTGACATCGACCTGGCTGTTGGAGATCGCCGAGCAGCACGGCGCGCGCATTTTCAACAAGCCGCGAGCGATCCGCGACCACTCCGAGAAGATGGCGATCGGCGAGTTCGCGCGGTTCACCGCGCCCACACTAGTCACGCGCGACGCGGCACGGCTGCGGGCATTCCACGGCGAGCACCGCGACGTGATCTTCAAGCCATTGGATGGCATGGGTGGCACGGGCGTGTTCCGGATACGCGAGGACGGCATGAACCTGGGCTCGACAATCGAGATGCTCAGCGACCATGGCGCGCGCACCGTGATGGCGCAGCGGTATATCCCGCAGATTAAGGACGGCGACAAGCGGATCCTGTTGATTGGCGGGGAGCCGGTACCTTATTCGCTGGCGCGGATCCCGCAGGGCACCGAGATCCGCGGCAACCTGGCCGCTGGTGGGGTAGGCTGCGCGCAGCCGCTGGCGCCGCATGACCGCGAGATTGCCGCCGCGCTCGGCCCGGTGCTGGCCGAGCGCGGCCTGCTGCTAGTGGGCTTGGATGTGATCGGCGATTGGCTCACGGAGGTCAACGTGACGAGCCCGACATGTTTTCGCGAGATCACCGAGCAAACGGGGTTCAATGTCGCGTCGATGTTCGTCGACGCGCTAGAGCGCGCGGTTGGCTGA
- the ptsP gene encoding phosphoenolpyruvate--protein phosphotransferase, producing MSFTLHGIPVSRGIAIGRAYLIAPAALDVAHYLVEPDHVEAEVARFVAAQQAVHDELDTLRAELPADAPSEMGAFLNVHTLILHDEMLVEAVIELIRVRRYNAEWALTEQLERLAKHFDDIDDEYLRERKADLEQVVERVLKALAGSPATAVMANGARCGIDEMIVVAHDIAPADMLQFKTQTFRGFVTDLGGRTSHTAIVARSLGIPAAVGMQHASSLIRQDDMIIVDGERGVVIVDPAPIVLEEYTYRQSEKLLEQRKLQRLKFSPTQTVCGTKIDLLANIELPDDARAALDAGAVGVGLFRTEFLFMNPRGELPEEEQQFDAYRRVVQTMNGLPVTIRTIDVGADKPLDSRDEFETAPNPALGLRAIRWSLSEPQMFLTQLRAILRASAFGPVKILVPMLAHACEIDQTLDLIAQAKHQLDDAGLAYDPNVRVGAMIEIPAAVIALPLFLKRLDFLSIGTNDLIQYTLAIDRADNAVAHLYDPLHPAVLQLIGMTLRETRRAGVPVSVCGEMAGDPALTRLLLGMGLTEFSMHPSQLLLVKQEVLRAQLKSLEKPVEDVLASYEPEEIQAALDRLLQA from the coding sequence GTGTCGTTCACGCTGCATGGAATCCCTGTATCTCGAGGCATCGCGATCGGCCGCGCGTACCTGATTGCGCCTGCCGCGCTGGACGTTGCCCATTATTTAGTCGAGCCCGACCATGTCGAGGCCGAGGTGGCCCGCTTCGTCGCGGCGCAGCAGGCTGTCCACGACGAACTCGATACGTTGCGAGCCGAGCTGCCGGCGGATGCGCCCAGCGAGATGGGCGCGTTCCTCAACGTCCACACACTGATCCTGCACGACGAGATGCTGGTCGAGGCGGTAATCGAACTGATCCGCGTGCGGCGCTACAACGCCGAATGGGCGCTCACCGAGCAGCTGGAGCGCCTGGCCAAGCACTTTGACGACATCGACGACGAGTACCTGCGCGAGCGCAAGGCAGACCTGGAGCAGGTCGTCGAGCGCGTGCTTAAGGCGTTGGCCGGATCACCGGCGACCGCCGTGATGGCCAACGGCGCGCGGTGCGGCATCGATGAGATGATTGTGGTCGCGCACGATATTGCACCGGCCGACATGCTGCAATTCAAGACGCAGACGTTTCGCGGGTTTGTCACGGACCTGGGCGGGCGCACGTCGCATACTGCAATCGTCGCGCGCAGCCTGGGCATCCCGGCGGCGGTGGGCATGCAGCACGCAAGCTCGCTAATTCGGCAGGACGACATGATCATCGTCGATGGCGAGCGTGGCGTGGTGATCGTCGACCCGGCGCCGATCGTGCTGGAGGAGTATACATACCGACAAAGCGAAAAGCTGCTTGAGCAACGCAAGCTGCAGCGGCTGAAGTTTTCGCCGACGCAGACCGTATGCGGCACAAAGATCGATCTGCTGGCAAATATCGAGCTGCCGGACGATGCACGCGCCGCGCTGGACGCCGGCGCAGTCGGCGTCGGGCTGTTCCGCACCGAATTTCTGTTCATGAACCCGCGTGGCGAGTTGCCGGAAGAGGAACAGCAATTCGACGCGTATCGACGCGTCGTGCAGACGATGAACGGCTTGCCGGTGACGATCCGCACAATCGACGTTGGCGCCGACAAACCGCTCGATTCGCGCGACGAATTCGAGACAGCGCCCAACCCGGCGCTTGGATTGCGTGCGATCCGCTGGAGCTTGTCTGAGCCGCAGATGTTTCTCACGCAGTTGCGGGCCATCCTGCGTGCCTCGGCGTTTGGGCCCGTGAAGATTCTCGTGCCGATGCTCGCCCATGCGTGCGAGATCGACCAGACGCTGGACTTGATCGCGCAGGCCAAGCACCAGCTCGACGATGCGGGCCTGGCATACGATCCGAACGTGCGGGTCGGCGCGATGATTGAGATCCCGGCTGCCGTGATCGCGCTACCTCTGTTCCTGAAGCGCCTCGACTTCCTGTCGATCGGCACCAACGACCTGATTCAATACACATTGGCGATTGATCGCGCGGACAATGCGGTCGCGCATTTATATGACCCGCTGCATCCCGCGGTACTGCAACTGATCGGCATGACACTGCGCGAAACCAGGCGAGCCGGCGTGCCGGTGTCGGTGTGCGGGGAAATGGCCGGCGATCCGGCGCTGACGCGGCTGCTGCTCGGGATGGGGCTGACCGAGTTCTCGATGCATCCGAGCCAGTTGTTGCTGGTCAAGCAGGAGGTGCTGCGCGCGCAATTGAAAAGTCTGGAAAAGCCGGTCGAGGACGTCCTGGCGTCATACGAGCCGGAAGAAATCCAGGCAGCGCTCGACCGGTTGCTGCAAGCGTAA
- a CDS encoding HPr family phosphocarrier protein produces MIQKEATIVNKLGLHARASAKLTQLAGSFRCEIWMARNGRRINAKSIMGVMMLAAGIGSTITIETEGPDEQAAMDAILALIADKFGEGQ; encoded by the coding sequence ATGATTCAAAAAGAAGCAACGATCGTTAATAAATTAGGGCTCCATGCACGGGCATCGGCCAAGCTGACGCAACTCGCTGGCAGCTTTCGGTGCGAGATCTGGATGGCGCGCAACGGCCGACGGATCAACGCAAAGAGCATCATGGGGGTCATGATGCTCGCGGCAGGTATCGGCAGCACGATCACCATCGAGACCGAGGGTCCCGACGAGCAGGCGGCGATGGATGCGATCCTCGCGCTGATCGCGGACAAGTTCGGCGAAGGTCAGTAA